One Tautonia rosea genomic window carries:
- a CDS encoding DMT family transporter — MPTSRRLDLMGVLGVTLCCALWGGNAVAVKYSVPDIPPFGCAALRFLIGLPVVASVCRIMGQPMWVDRRHTKLLIAHALITVLQIGTFNLGTSLSLAGRASVFINVHPLIVAPLSWLFLGERLGPRGVAGLIAATLGVTVLLSTSVQSGGNLSGDAIVLLSGMIFGAQTVAQKWTFPIIRPATLLFTQYVLAIPMFFAISAVFEGFGSYQFTTGACWGLLYQGLAVSGVVFTVWMLLLARYPANRISTLAFMTPLFGIAAGTLVRGEPFRWELVVAGVLVGWGIYLVSRERFEHRQSPALALPGEDAP; from the coding sequence GTGCCGACCTCCCGCCGCCTCGATCTCATGGGAGTGCTCGGGGTGACGCTCTGCTGTGCCCTCTGGGGAGGCAACGCCGTCGCCGTCAAGTACTCGGTCCCCGACATTCCTCCCTTCGGCTGCGCAGCTTTGCGGTTCCTGATCGGCTTGCCGGTCGTCGCCTCGGTTTGCCGGATCATGGGACAGCCAATGTGGGTCGATCGCCGGCACACCAAGCTCCTGATTGCTCACGCGCTGATTACCGTCCTCCAGATCGGCACCTTCAACCTCGGAACCAGTCTCAGCCTGGCGGGTCGAGCGTCGGTCTTCATCAATGTGCATCCCTTGATCGTCGCTCCTCTGTCGTGGCTGTTTCTCGGAGAGCGGCTTGGACCTCGCGGCGTCGCAGGGCTGATCGCTGCGACCCTCGGCGTGACCGTCCTGCTCTCAACCTCAGTTCAATCGGGTGGCAACCTATCGGGAGACGCTATCGTCCTGCTTTCCGGCATGATCTTCGGCGCCCAGACGGTCGCTCAGAAGTGGACCTTCCCCATCATCCGACCGGCCACGCTCCTGTTCACGCAGTACGTTCTGGCCATCCCCATGTTCTTCGCCATCAGTGCCGTCTTTGAAGGATTCGGCTCCTACCAGTTCACGACGGGAGCCTGCTGGGGACTGCTGTATCAAGGCCTGGCCGTCTCGGGGGTCGTCTTCACGGTCTGGATGTTGCTCCTCGCTCGATACCCGGCCAACCGGATTTCCACCCTCGCCTTCATGACCCCTTTGTTCGGCATCGCCGCCGGTACATTGGTCCGGGGCGAGCCTTTCCGCTGGGAACTGGTGGTCGCGGGGGTCCTGGTCGGCTGGGG
- a CDS encoding PEP-CTERM sorting domain-containing protein: MVSRGFGTLLGLAMMLAVAAPVQSAEILYVQNFENPTGFRNDGADVNIFRTVNQLYGNQPPGFQFAQRNTVETLLITGTQAFGTGYSDPSGIGGNYALGMLSSYENDLLGLSFDTGGRRYLNFQLTVSSIDLSAWSGPFVAPGAVPVFRFTLYDNPTGVNGLFGNGTILDQIDASGTASARSVFDWTTLLLPLDASQSTNGKVTIQIDLLNGGYAAMDNFRIVASDIRGDLGQIPEPSSMIILGLGLSGLAGVMVRQRARRSRVEVDGV, translated from the coding sequence ATGGTTTCCAGAGGCTTCGGTACGCTGCTTGGACTGGCGATGATGCTTGCGGTGGCGGCCCCGGTGCAATCGGCGGAAATTTTGTATGTGCAGAACTTTGAGAACCCCACCGGGTTTCGGAACGACGGCGCGGATGTGAATATTTTTCGGACTGTGAATCAGCTTTATGGCAATCAACCGCCCGGCTTTCAGTTCGCCCAGCGAAACACGGTTGAGACGCTGTTGATTACCGGAACCCAGGCGTTTGGAACGGGCTATTCGGACCCATCGGGGATTGGAGGGAACTACGCGTTGGGGATGTTGTCGAGTTATGAGAACGATTTGCTTGGCCTTTCGTTTGACACGGGAGGCCGACGGTACCTGAATTTCCAACTGACAGTGTCGAGTATTGACCTGAGTGCGTGGAGTGGTCCGTTTGTGGCGCCGGGGGCGGTGCCGGTTTTCCGGTTCACGCTGTACGACAACCCGACCGGGGTGAACGGGCTGTTTGGCAACGGAACGATTCTGGATCAGATTGACGCGTCGGGGACGGCCTCGGCGCGATCGGTGTTCGACTGGACGACGCTCTTGCTGCCACTGGATGCCTCGCAATCGACGAACGGCAAGGTGACGATTCAGATCGACCTACTGAATGGTGGTTATGCGGCGATGGATAACTTCCGGATCGTTGCCTCGGACATTCGGGGCGATCTGGGACAGATTCCGGAGCCGAGCAGCATGATCATCCTGGGATTGGGCCTGAGTGGGTTGGCAGGCGTTATGGTCCGGCAACGGGCGAGGCGATCGCGGGTCGAGGTTGATGGGGTTTGA
- a CDS encoding IS4 family transposase encodes MRAPSQGRLRQQVDLLRQCFLQGGGLPFAEVLPEGGLSAAMAEIKAPWNDRIYTPLVTLWTFLGQVLNADQSCRAAVARLIAHRVAEGLPPCSSETGAYCQARKRLPERFFAAVARLVGRNLDAQVDPRWLWKGRRVCLFDGSTVAMPDTEENRQEYPLAYNQTPGTNFAIARIGAIISLSCGAILELGVCRYAGKGQGEVSLLRRIWDVLRPGDVLLGDRLMSGWVGMHLLKQRGVDTVSRLSAHRRADFRRGKRLGREDHLVVWRKPTSIRSVDRETYNALPEAITVREVRVRVEQPGFRTRSIVVVTTILDPERATREELGSLYFARWNNELDLRSLKQTLQMDLLRCKTPELVRKRRSGPTSLRPT; translated from the coding sequence ATGCGAGCCCCCTCTCAAGGACGTCTCCGGCAGCAGGTCGACCTCCTCCGCCAGTGCTTCCTCCAGGGAGGAGGCCTCCCCTTTGCCGAGGTCCTCCCGGAGGGGGGCCTCTCCGCGGCGATGGCCGAGATCAAGGCCCCCTGGAACGACCGGATCTACACCCCGCTGGTGACCCTCTGGACCTTCCTCGGTCAGGTGCTCAACGCCGACCAGTCCTGCCGCGCGGCGGTCGCCCGCCTGATCGCTCATCGCGTCGCCGAGGGGCTGCCACCGTGCAGTTCCGAGACGGGCGCCTACTGCCAGGCGAGGAAACGATTGCCCGAGCGGTTCTTCGCCGCGGTCGCCCGACTCGTTGGGCGGAACCTCGACGCACAGGTCGATCCGCGGTGGCTTTGGAAGGGCCGCCGCGTCTGCCTCTTCGACGGCTCGACCGTCGCGATGCCCGACACCGAGGAGAATCGCCAGGAGTACCCGCTGGCCTACAACCAGACGCCCGGGACCAACTTTGCGATCGCCCGCATCGGGGCGATCATCTCGCTGTCGTGCGGGGCGATCCTCGAGCTGGGCGTCTGCCGCTACGCCGGCAAGGGCCAGGGCGAGGTCAGCCTGCTGCGGCGGATCTGGGACGTGTTGCGGCCCGGCGACGTCCTGCTGGGCGACCGCCTGATGTCGGGCTGGGTCGGCATGCACCTGCTCAAGCAGCGGGGCGTCGACACCGTCAGCCGCCTGTCGGCGCACCGCCGGGCCGACTTCCGCAGGGGGAAGCGGCTGGGCCGGGAGGACCACCTCGTCGTCTGGCGGAAGCCGACGTCGATCCGCTCGGTGGACCGGGAGACCTACAACGCGCTGCCCGAGGCGATCACCGTCCGCGAGGTCCGCGTCCGGGTGGAGCAGCCGGGGTTCCGGACCCGGTCGATCGTGGTGGTGACGACGATCCTGGACCCCGAGCGGGCGACCCGGGAGGAACTGGGGTCGCTCTACTTTGCCAGGTGGAACAATGAGCTCGATTTGAGGTCGTTGAAGCAGACGCTCCAGATGGACTTGCTGCGCTGCAAGACGCCGGAGCTGGTCCGCAAAAGGAGATCTGGGCCCACGTCCTTGCGTCCAACCTGA
- the hemB gene encoding porphobilinogen synthase, with product MPGPRLPENPGQYPTTRPRRVRRADWSRRLVAEHHLSVDDLIWPLFVFDGPGDRQEVPSMPGVERLSIPRLVEAAAKAAELTIPAIAIFPATDPALKTPDAEEALNPENLVCRAVRAVKEQVCGVGIICDVALDPYSSHGQDGLVRDGYVVNDETVEVLCRQAVVQAEAGCDVIAPSDMMDGRVGAIRRALDESGFEYVQILAYAAKYASSFYGPFRDAVGSAGNLGSGDKKTYQMDPANSDEALREVALDIAEGADLVMVKPGMPYLDIVHRVKETFGLPTYAYQVSGEYAMIRAAGDRGWLDGDKAMMESLLAFKRAGADGVLTYYAREAAERLRSG from the coding sequence ATGCCCGGACCCCGATTGCCCGAGAACCCTGGCCAGTACCCAACCACGCGTCCGCGTCGCGTGAGACGAGCGGACTGGTCGCGGCGGTTGGTGGCGGAACATCACCTGAGTGTCGATGACCTGATCTGGCCGTTGTTCGTGTTCGACGGGCCGGGAGACCGGCAGGAGGTGCCGTCGATGCCGGGGGTGGAACGGTTGTCGATCCCCCGATTGGTTGAGGCCGCGGCGAAGGCGGCCGAGCTAACGATTCCGGCCATCGCGATTTTCCCCGCGACGGATCCGGCGTTGAAGACGCCGGACGCCGAAGAAGCGCTGAACCCCGAGAACCTCGTGTGCCGGGCCGTCCGCGCGGTCAAGGAACAGGTGTGCGGGGTAGGGATCATCTGCGACGTGGCGCTCGACCCGTACTCCAGCCACGGGCAGGACGGTTTGGTGCGCGACGGTTATGTGGTTAATGATGAGACAGTCGAGGTGCTGTGCCGCCAGGCGGTGGTCCAGGCCGAGGCGGGTTGCGACGTGATCGCGCCGAGCGACATGATGGACGGTCGGGTGGGGGCGATCCGGCGGGCGCTCGATGAATCGGGGTTCGAGTATGTGCAGATTTTGGCCTATGCGGCCAAGTATGCCTCCAGCTTTTATGGTCCGTTTCGCGACGCGGTCGGTTCGGCGGGGAATCTGGGATCGGGGGACAAGAAGACCTATCAAATGGACCCGGCCAACAGCGATGAAGCATTGCGCGAGGTGGCGCTCGATATTGCCGAGGGGGCCGATCTGGTGATGGTCAAGCCTGGCATGCCGTATCTTGACATTGTCCACCGGGTGAAGGAGACGTTCGGTTTGCCGACGTACGCCTATCAGGTGAGTGGGGAGTATGCCATGATTCGAGCCGCGGGGGATCGGGGCTGGCTTGACGGCGACAAGGCGATGATGGAAAGCTTGCTGGCGTTTAAACGTGCGGGAGCGGATGGTGTGCTGACGTATTATGCACGAGAGGCGGCGGAGCGGTTGCGATCGGGCTGA
- a CDS encoding DUF1501 domain-containing protein, whose amino-acid sequence MFRILGNTHRACDGPRRREVLRIGGLAALGLGLPQLLGRGACAASAQEGFGRAKSCVLIYLFGGPSQIDLFDLKPEAPEQFRGEFRPIATATPGMDLCEHLPRLARRSEDFCLIRSMRHEHPRHGWGLYYMLTGKKHSRPDLDAPPTPDDFPGPGALISHLLPRSDGAPAAVTLPRWNRFNDLPDAYAGERGGFLGSAFDPWLVRSSSPEGIDFEPDVMTLPPDVGPGRIEGRRRLLKRLDARLDQLAAQGEVRDQLVQRAFALIGSTGVRRAFRLDEESEAIRARYGRHPFGQGLLLARRLVEAGTRLVQVNWHDDGSDVKSPFWDTHQDNFGSLRERLVPPLDQGLSSFLEDLSARGLLDETLVVVMGEFGRTPRVGQVVMNTATDGNGRDHWPHAYTVLVAGGGVRGGSVFGATDARAAEVVDAPVSPPDLQATVLHLLGIDPATLITDRLGRAHRVSEGSPVFGILR is encoded by the coding sequence ATGTTTCGCATCCTCGGCAACACACATCGGGCCTGTGATGGACCCAGGCGCCGCGAGGTGCTTCGGATCGGGGGTCTTGCTGCCCTGGGGTTGGGTTTGCCTCAGCTTCTGGGTCGGGGAGCGTGTGCGGCGTCGGCGCAGGAGGGTTTTGGTCGGGCGAAGTCGTGCGTGTTAATTTATCTGTTCGGTGGCCCGAGTCAGATCGACCTGTTTGATCTCAAGCCCGAGGCTCCTGAGCAGTTTCGGGGTGAGTTTCGGCCGATTGCCACGGCGACGCCAGGAATGGACCTGTGCGAGCATCTTCCTCGGCTGGCAAGGCGGTCGGAGGACTTCTGTCTGATCCGGTCGATGAGGCATGAGCACCCCCGACATGGCTGGGGGTTGTATTACATGCTGACGGGGAAGAAGCACTCGCGTCCTGATCTGGATGCGCCTCCGACACCGGACGATTTTCCGGGGCCCGGGGCATTGATCAGCCATCTCTTACCCCGGAGTGACGGCGCACCGGCCGCGGTGACGCTGCCGCGATGGAACCGATTCAACGACCTGCCCGATGCCTATGCGGGCGAGCGAGGCGGGTTTCTGGGGTCGGCGTTTGATCCGTGGCTGGTCCGGTCGTCCTCGCCCGAGGGAATCGACTTCGAACCCGACGTGATGACGTTGCCGCCCGACGTTGGCCCCGGTCGGATTGAGGGGCGTCGTCGGTTGCTGAAACGGCTGGATGCGAGGCTTGATCAACTGGCTGCGCAGGGGGAGGTTCGGGATCAGCTTGTGCAGCGTGCCTTCGCCCTGATCGGCTCGACGGGGGTGCGGCGGGCGTTTCGGCTCGACGAAGAATCCGAGGCGATTCGAGCGCGTTATGGACGCCATCCTTTTGGTCAAGGGTTGTTGCTCGCTCGGCGGCTGGTCGAGGCGGGGACAAGACTTGTGCAGGTCAACTGGCATGATGACGGGAGTGATGTGAAGTCGCCGTTCTGGGATACGCATCAGGATAACTTCGGATCGCTCCGCGAGCGGTTGGTGCCGCCGCTGGACCAGGGACTCTCGTCGTTCCTTGAGGACCTCTCGGCGCGGGGGTTACTGGACGAGACCTTGGTGGTGGTGATGGGGGAATTTGGCCGGACGCCGCGGGTGGGTCAGGTGGTGATGAACACGGCGACCGACGGCAACGGCCGCGACCACTGGCCGCACGCATACACCGTACTGGTTGCTGGTGGGGGCGTTCGAGGGGGTTCGGTGTTCGGGGCAACCGACGCCCGAGCGGCTGAGGTGGTCGATGCGCCGGTGTCGCCTCCGGACCTGCAGGCGACGGTTCTGCACCTGCTGGGGATCGATCCGGCGACACTCATCACCGATCGGCTCGGCCGAGCGCATCGGGTGAGTGAGGGGTCTCCAGTGTTCGGAATTCTCCGTTGA
- the cnbZ gene encoding 2-amino-5-chloromuconate deaminase CnbZ, whose protein sequence is MSLLHHPTGGYHTLPGIEPYSCGVVSAEGFEIVHATFERPVPEAQGFARIRAHLEGEGRPLTALCGVELRSPRPFSFEGFAAFNRAYAETLKGWGVFLGEVNPVARTNVAPEVDAPEIPSFYGFSYTRPCDRSLPPTFVVAGAGELPEGVLEEVAIVRRGETDADAIAEKARFVMNLMEGRLRGLGVGWNRVTAVDVYTIHSVVALLSEVILNTMGSASIHGIRWFFSRPPIVGIEYEMDVRGVRTEIRLD, encoded by the coding sequence ATGTCATTGCTCCACCATCCGACCGGCGGTTATCACACGCTGCCGGGGATCGAACCGTACTCGTGCGGCGTGGTCTCGGCCGAAGGGTTCGAGATTGTGCATGCGACGTTTGAGCGTCCTGTGCCCGAGGCGCAGGGCTTTGCGAGGATTCGAGCGCATCTGGAGGGTGAAGGGAGGCCACTGACAGCCTTGTGTGGGGTCGAGCTGCGCTCTCCCAGGCCGTTCAGTTTTGAGGGGTTTGCCGCATTCAATAGAGCGTATGCGGAGACTTTGAAAGGCTGGGGCGTGTTCCTGGGAGAGGTGAATCCGGTGGCGAGAACGAACGTGGCCCCGGAGGTCGATGCGCCCGAGATACCTTCGTTCTACGGATTCTCGTATACCAGACCATGCGACCGGTCGCTACCGCCGACGTTCGTGGTAGCCGGGGCGGGAGAACTGCCCGAGGGGGTGCTGGAGGAAGTGGCAATCGTTCGTCGAGGCGAAACCGATGCCGATGCGATTGCCGAGAAGGCGCGGTTCGTGATGAACCTGATGGAGGGACGGCTTCGAGGGCTGGGGGTGGGTTGGAATCGCGTGACCGCCGTGGATGTGTACACGATTCATTCGGTGGTTGCGCTCTTGTCTGAAGTGATTTTGAATACAATGGGATCGGCATCCATTCACGGAATTCGATGGTTCTTCAGCCGGCCGCCGATCGTGGGGATCGAGTACGAGATGGACGTGCGGGGGGTTCGAACCGAGATCCGGCTGGACTGA
- a CDS encoding nucleoside deaminase, with protein MTAPSSRDPFLQAAIDEARLSLDEGGIPIGSVLVLDDRIVGRGHNRRVQQNSAILHAEMDAIERAGRLKASDYRRAVLYTTLSPCPMCSGTALLYKIPRIVIGENRTFRGPEDHLRAQGIVLDVRDDPECVRLMSDFIQARPELWNEDIGE; from the coding sequence ATGACTGCCCCCTCATCCCGCGATCCGTTCCTGCAAGCCGCGATCGACGAGGCCCGGCTCAGTCTCGACGAAGGGGGCATCCCCATCGGTTCGGTCCTGGTCCTCGACGATCGCATCGTCGGTCGGGGCCATAACCGCCGCGTGCAACAGAACAGCGCCATCCTCCACGCCGAAATGGACGCCATCGAGCGTGCCGGTCGGCTCAAGGCGAGCGACTACCGCCGGGCCGTGCTCTACACCACCCTCAGCCCGTGCCCGATGTGCTCGGGAACCGCCTTGCTGTACAAGATCCCCCGCATCGTCATCGGCGAGAACAGGACCTTCCGTGGCCCGGAAGACCACCTCCGCGCCCAGGGGATCGTCCTCGACGTGCGTGACGACCCTGAGTGCGTCCGCCTGATGTCGGACTTCATCCAGGCCCGGCCCGAACTCTGGAACGAAGACATCGGCGAGTAA
- a CDS encoding PcfJ domain-containing protein produces MTRLLWNVQSRSDLLRPARFAGRAEEESLRRLVGGLLALVGYRRSWLRPVEQWEPREGGTHSVFSSLAHHLLANYPVPPVMHSAWFAGSGWWAYRQRHWFRHVGMGGSLRTAGFPIRLTKRMAYEFSLAPAHFDIGFALRWAQVRGLGGSDTIARVVASTRLGREFFGEAFWTSVIHLFLRTRGLDPAHVDLIVEYLNHQKFVQRTIIVGEDTEISIDPPRPDLSIKGCTVTSLLRRAEEWKAEQRPEAPERKRFEWNRSEIREYQRAEDETRAWTIRELLDSDDLAAEGKAMKHCVATYTEFCVRRRSTIWSLGLEGPEGRRRLATIEVDPKTRTVVQASMKCNEEPDEPCLSLVKEWASREGLTVEC; encoded by the coding sequence TTGACGCGCTTGCTCTGGAATGTTCAGAGCCGATCGGATCTGCTGCGCCCGGCGCGGTTTGCCGGGCGGGCCGAAGAGGAGTCATTGCGAAGGCTTGTGGGCGGGTTGCTGGCCCTGGTCGGGTATCGAAGGTCGTGGCTCAGGCCGGTGGAGCAGTGGGAACCGAGGGAGGGCGGGACCCATTCCGTCTTCTCGTCGCTGGCCCACCACCTGCTTGCGAACTATCCGGTGCCGCCGGTCATGCATTCGGCCTGGTTTGCGGGGTCGGGATGGTGGGCCTATCGGCAGCGACACTGGTTTCGTCATGTGGGAATGGGGGGTAGTCTGCGGACCGCAGGGTTCCCGATCCGACTGACGAAGCGCATGGCTTATGAATTTTCTCTTGCTCCGGCACACTTTGACATCGGGTTTGCGCTGCGATGGGCTCAGGTCCGGGGACTGGGAGGCTCGGACACGATTGCCCGGGTGGTTGCGTCGACCCGGCTGGGTCGAGAGTTTTTCGGCGAAGCGTTCTGGACGTCGGTGATCCACCTATTTCTCAGGACGCGAGGTCTTGATCCGGCACACGTTGATTTGATTGTCGAGTACTTGAACCATCAGAAGTTTGTGCAACGCACGATCATCGTCGGCGAGGACACGGAAATCTCGATCGATCCGCCCCGGCCGGATCTGTCGATCAAGGGGTGCACGGTTACCTCGTTGTTGCGAAGGGCGGAGGAGTGGAAGGCGGAGCAACGCCCGGAGGCTCCTGAGCGGAAACGGTTCGAATGGAACCGTTCGGAGATTCGGGAGTACCAGCGAGCCGAAGATGAGACGCGGGCCTGGACGATCCGGGAGTTGCTCGACAGCGACGATCTGGCGGCCGAAGGAAAAGCGATGAAGCATTGTGTGGCCACCTATACCGAGTTTTGCGTGCGAAGGCGCTCGACGATCTGGTCGCTGGGGCTGGAGGGTCCCGAGGGACGGCGCAGACTGGCGACCATCGAGGTCGATCCGAAGACCAGGACGGTGGTTCAGGCCAGCATGAAATGCAACGAGGAACCCGATGAGCCCTGCCTCTCCCTGGTGAAGGAGTGGGCCAGTCGAGAGGGTCTGACTGTCGAGTGTTGA
- a CDS encoding LssY C-terminal domain-containing protein, whose product MSDDLPGKVTPPLPEPKRHTAPLSPPRRPRWQRILIRAMGLAIAVILTWLILAYLILPVLWRHYEHHPIMERAPKITRTAQGIPGDPLNVGLIGSKEELIQSMLNSGWDAADPITLRSSLAIARSVLRNRPDADAPVSNLYLFGRKQDLAFEKPVGTSARHRHHVRFWESSDYGRDGIPLWIGAVTYDRSVGFSRRTGQITHHIGPDIDAERNGLIADLQSHGWLTEEFQVTGVGPTLSGRNGGGDRYFTDGELTIGVLASSSVPDRSPSALKNPVAIRIKDQLWSAIRPLLQSLPDPQDQDSR is encoded by the coding sequence ATGTCCGACGATCTGCCAGGCAAGGTCACGCCTCCGCTCCCGGAACCGAAACGACACACCGCTCCTCTCTCCCCCCCGCGCCGACCCCGATGGCAGCGCATCCTGATCCGGGCAATGGGCCTTGCCATCGCCGTCATCCTCACCTGGCTGATCCTCGCATATCTGATTCTTCCGGTGCTCTGGCGTCATTATGAACATCACCCGATTATGGAGCGTGCCCCCAAAATCACCCGAACCGCCCAGGGCATCCCCGGCGATCCGCTCAACGTCGGCCTCATCGGCTCCAAGGAAGAACTGATCCAATCCATGTTGAACTCCGGATGGGATGCCGCCGATCCGATCACCCTCCGATCCAGCCTCGCCATCGCTCGGAGCGTCTTGAGAAATCGGCCCGATGCCGATGCCCCCGTCAGCAACCTGTACCTCTTCGGGCGCAAGCAGGACCTTGCCTTTGAAAAACCGGTGGGAACGAGCGCCCGACACCGGCACCACGTCCGATTCTGGGAGTCGTCAGACTACGGCCGTGACGGCATTCCCCTCTGGATCGGAGCCGTCACCTACGATCGCAGTGTCGGGTTCAGCCGACGGACCGGGCAAATCACCCACCACATCGGCCCCGACATCGACGCCGAGCGCAACGGCCTCATCGCCGACCTGCAATCCCACGGCTGGCTCACCGAGGAATTCCAGGTCACCGGCGTCGGACCCACCCTTTCTGGCCGCAACGGCGGCGGCGATCGTTACTTTACCGACGGGGAATTGACGATCGGCGTCCTCGCCAGCAGCTCGGTTCCCGACCGATCACCCAGCGCTCTGAAGAACCCCGTCGCCATTCGCATCAAGGATCAGCTCTGGTCAGCCATCCGTCCCCTCCTGCAATCGCTCCCCGACCCTCAGGATCAGGATTCTCGCTGA
- a CDS encoding cupin domain-containing protein, which produces MSTAYTYVADLNQESIPLEDGILSHTIHQDDRVKAVLFTFAAGQELSEHTASTPAILQFISGEAKLTLGQEMLDARPGTFAHMPAGLSHAIQAKTLTVMLLLLLKG; this is translated from the coding sequence ATGAGCACCGCCTACACCTACGTCGCCGACCTGAATCAGGAATCCATTCCGCTTGAAGACGGCATCCTGAGTCACACCATCCATCAGGATGACCGCGTCAAGGCCGTGCTCTTTACCTTCGCCGCGGGTCAGGAGCTTTCCGAGCACACCGCCTCGACACCCGCCATCCTTCAATTCATCTCGGGAGAGGCGAAATTGACCCTGGGTCAGGAGATGCTCGACGCCCGGCCCGGCACCTTCGCCCACATGCCCGCCGGCCTCTCCCACGCGATCCAGGCAAAAACCTTAACGGTCATGCTCCTGCTTCTGCTCAAAGGATGA